A window from Peromyscus eremicus chromosome 5, PerEre_H2_v1, whole genome shotgun sequence encodes these proteins:
- the Scoc gene encoding short coiled-coil protein, which translates to MTSNPTSQAPGETKAARRGPLSWARHLFRVLIGRCLPRTRPTVLIGPQCPFVRAKVDRVLRRGLSGRPAASAQACSLELGLVGGRLLARRTLRGREGRGCRCQLVGEPRPEASSASRRLPAPPTQEHSSKSVHSRAESLLPKMMNADMDAVDAENQVELEEKTRLINQVLELQHTLEDLSARVDAVKEENLKLKSENQVLGQYIENLMSASSVFQTTDTKSKRK; encoded by the exons ATGACTTCGAACCCCACTTCCCAGGCTCCTGGCGAGACAAAAGCCGCTCGGCGGGGGCCGCTTTCTTGGGCGCGTCATCTCTTCCGCGTGCTGATTGGTCGCTGCCTTCCCAGGACACGCCCAACAGTCCTGATTGGGCCTCAATGCCCTTTTGTTAGGGCAAAGGTGGACCGGGTGCTCCGCCGCGGCCTGTCGGGGCGGCCGGCGGCCAGCGCGCAGGCGTGCAGTCTCGAGTTAGGATTGGTGGGAGGCCGCCTCCTCGCTCGGCGCACGCTCCGTGGGCGGGAAGGGCGGGGCTGCCGCTGTCAGTTGGTCGGAGAGCCGCGGCCTGAGGCGTCCTCCGCATCCCGCCGCCTCCCGGCGCCTCCGACGCAAG AGCATTCATCCAAGAGTGTGCATTCAAGAGCTGAAAGCCTGTTGCCCAAGATGATGAATGCTGACATGGATG cagtggatgctgagaatcaggTGGAACTGGAAGAAAAGACTCGGCTTATCAATCAGGTGTTGGAACTCCAGCACACGCTTGAAG atCTTTCGGCAAGAGTAGATGCAGTTAAGGAAGAAAACCTGAAGCTAAAATCGGAAAATCAAGTTCTTGGACAATACATAGAAAACCTCATGTCTGCTTCCAGTGTTTTTCAGACAACTGACACGAAAAGCAAAAGGAAGTAA